A single window of Rickettsiella endosymbiont of Dermanyssus gallinae DNA harbors:
- a CDS encoding glycosyltransferase, whose protein sequence is MKIVIDLQAAQSVSRFHGIGRYSLALTKMIAQQAGNHEIWLALNSSFPETIDALRVEFKELIPPERIKIFETLRIIGEYDPSQAAKIKISKKLRENFLINLSPDIIHISSLFEGWMDSAITSIDNLNNHALTSVTLYDLIPLINSERYLYDDKITRFYFNKLQEVKKANLLLAISSSAQQEAIHTLSISPDRVINCSAGVDEKFKVYTVSKPDRLEVEKRYGINRKFIFYVGGFDLRKNIESLLEAYRLLTSPLKKNYQLVITGKRLEHTDYEAQLRARFKLSHNELIITGYIPDNELIILYNSCSLFVYPSLHEGFGLPILEAMACGAAVICSNSSSLLELIGCTQALFDPTKPSCIANKITAVLTNSALYYFLKEHNQKQAKKFTWAATAKKVLTSFEKLQEDKKNQHIKSHHIAYLNASHTTKKMAFVSPLPPQKTGIANYSLQLLPELARFYEIVIILEKTQIDNKWLKSNFTIQDTHWFTQHAPTFDVILYQFGNSPAHHYMFKLLADYPGIVVLHDFFLSGLVHYADVMMPSEKDCFYRALYESHGFSACHYQVEKGREATLSRYPCNLAILKRARGVIVHSQHAINLAFKWYKFKQETHIRQIPQVRLKLTAIDRETARKKLKLSKDDFIVCSFGFISPHKLSQRIVSSWLDSSLAKSANTHLIFVGENHVGDYGEQLTSQINASKLKKQIQITGFIELELFESYLAAADMAIQLRETSQGETSACIISCLSYGIPMIINAHGSADEFPNNVAIKIKENFTNNTLKEAMNRLYENTLLCEQFSENALEYINKNHHPTKIGEKYQEVIEYFLRFNPISREKHLINDLVKNKLFELEDENIQSTASIIAANRPSIGLTQLLVDISILVHCDEKTGIQRVVRGILVNLLIHPPEGFRTEPIYDNGKGQYFYARRFTSRILQFSDTILQDSAVETYPGDIFLGLDFCPTTIPHSKTILSHWRNRGIKLYFMLYDILPILRPNFFPIQTKPTFSTWLNTISEIADGVICTSRQTTDEFLTWLYNALPNRLVPLKISFFYLGANIAPTIPSLNPHFESNPFTIKTSLSFLLVGRIEPRKGHLQTLNAFNQLWSKGQDVSLIIVGRQGWMVEELMATLLRHPEYGKRLIWLNNACDKTLSAIYQQASALILASEGEGFGLPLMESAQYKLSIIARELPIFKELAKDNAFYFNGLTAHDLSRAIEDWIVLRSKGQEPKAHSIKWSTWQESSQALIDILLNERWTDYYTPNTRNTYDPHLLEETMT, encoded by the coding sequence ATGAAAATTGTTATAGATTTACAGGCGGCACAAAGCGTCAGTCGTTTCCACGGTATTGGTCGATACAGTCTTGCGCTTACAAAAATGATAGCGCAGCAAGCGGGAAATCATGAGATATGGCTAGCTTTAAATAGTTCATTTCCTGAAACCATTGATGCGTTACGCGTTGAATTTAAAGAACTAATACCACCTGAGCGAATAAAAATATTTGAAACCCTGCGTATTATTGGTGAATATGATCCAAGCCAGGCGGCCAAAATAAAAATTTCCAAGAAATTACGTGAAAATTTCTTAATTAATTTATCACCTGACATCATCCATATCAGTAGTTTATTTGAAGGTTGGATGGATAGCGCGATCACCTCTATAGATAATTTAAATAATCATGCCTTAACCAGCGTTACGTTATATGATCTCATACCGCTTATCAATTCAGAACGTTATTTATACGATGATAAAATTACTCGCTTCTATTTTAATAAACTACAAGAAGTAAAAAAAGCTAATTTATTATTAGCTATTTCTAGCTCAGCTCAACAAGAAGCTATTCATACCCTCTCAATTTCTCCAGATCGTGTCATTAATTGCTCGGCAGGTGTTGATGAGAAATTTAAAGTTTATACTGTTTCTAAACCGGATCGCCTCGAAGTAGAAAAAAGATATGGTATTAACCGGAAGTTTATTTTTTATGTAGGTGGCTTTGATCTGCGTAAAAACATTGAAAGCCTTCTTGAAGCCTATCGTCTTTTAACGAGTCCGTTGAAAAAAAATTATCAATTAGTTATTACGGGAAAACGGCTAGAACACACCGACTATGAAGCACAATTGAGAGCACGATTTAAACTCAGTCACAATGAGCTTATTATTACAGGCTATATACCGGACAACGAATTAATTATCTTATATAACTCGTGTAGTTTATTCGTATATCCTTCTTTACATGAAGGATTTGGCTTGCCTATATTAGAAGCGATGGCTTGTGGCGCTGCCGTCATTTGTTCCAACTCAAGCAGCTTGCTCGAACTCATAGGATGTACACAAGCATTATTTGATCCCACAAAACCAAGCTGTATTGCAAATAAAATAACGGCGGTCTTAACGAATAGCGCTTTGTATTACTTTCTAAAAGAACATAACCAAAAACAAGCAAAAAAATTCACCTGGGCTGCCACGGCCAAAAAAGTGCTCACTAGCTTCGAAAAATTACAGGAAGATAAAAAAAATCAGCACATTAAGTCGCATCACATCGCTTATTTAAATGCCAGCCATACTACAAAAAAAATGGCTTTTGTTTCTCCCCTCCCACCTCAAAAAACCGGTATTGCTAACTACAGCCTGCAACTATTACCAGAATTAGCACGTTTTTATGAGATTGTTATCATCCTAGAAAAAACCCAGATCGATAATAAATGGCTAAAGAGTAATTTTACGATACAAGATACGCATTGGTTTACTCAACATGCCCCTACTTTTGACGTTATTCTCTATCAATTTGGAAATTCGCCTGCACATCATTATATGTTTAAGCTACTAGCCGACTATCCGGGTATCGTCGTATTACATGACTTTTTTTTAAGCGGTTTAGTGCATTATGCGGATGTGATGATGCCGAGTGAAAAAGATTGTTTTTATCGAGCACTCTATGAATCACATGGTTTTTCTGCCTGTCATTATCAAGTAGAAAAAGGCAGAGAAGCCACACTGAGTCGCTACCCTTGCAACTTAGCCATACTAAAACGTGCTAGAGGCGTTATTGTACACTCACAACATGCTATTAATTTAGCATTTAAATGGTATAAATTTAAACAAGAGACACATATTCGTCAAATTCCACAAGTACGCTTAAAATTAACCGCTATCGATCGAGAAACGGCCAGAAAAAAACTTAAATTATCGAAAGATGACTTTATAGTCTGCTCCTTTGGATTTATTTCACCCCATAAATTAAGTCAGCGTATCGTTTCCAGCTGGTTAGATTCCTCTCTTGCCAAAAGTGCTAATACGCATTTAATTTTCGTGGGTGAAAACCATGTGGGTGATTATGGCGAGCAATTAACATCGCAAATTAATGCTTCTAAATTAAAAAAACAAATACAGATTACTGGTTTTATTGAGCTAGAATTATTTGAAAGTTATTTAGCTGCTGCGGATATGGCTATACAACTACGCGAAACATCTCAAGGCGAAACATCCGCCTGTATTATCAGTTGTTTATCCTATGGCATCCCAATGATTATCAATGCGCACGGCAGTGCTGATGAATTTCCAAACAACGTAGCTATAAAAATAAAAGAAAACTTTACCAATAATACCTTAAAAGAAGCGATGAATCGGCTTTATGAAAACACTCTACTGTGCGAGCAATTCTCTGAAAATGCACTCGAATATATTAATAAAAATCATCATCCGACAAAGATAGGTGAAAAATACCAAGAAGTCATTGAGTATTTTTTACGCTTTAATCCCATTTCTAGAGAAAAGCACCTTATTAACGACTTAGTAAAAAACAAGCTTTTTGAGCTGGAGGACGAAAATATCCAATCCACCGCATCAATCATTGCAGCTAATCGTCCGTCTATAGGCTTAACACAATTGTTGGTAGATATATCAATACTGGTACATTGTGATGAAAAAACAGGGATTCAGCGGGTTGTACGCGGTATTTTAGTTAATCTTCTAATCCACCCCCCGGAAGGCTTTCGCACAGAACCTATTTACGATAATGGTAAAGGGCAATATTTTTATGCCCGACGTTTTACGAGTCGTATTTTGCAATTCAGCGATACGATCCTGCAAGATAGTGCGGTAGAAACTTACCCAGGGGATATCTTTTTAGGTTTAGATTTTTGCCCAACGACTATTCCACATTCTAAAACGATACTCTCTCACTGGCGTAATAGAGGCATCAAACTTTATTTTATGCTCTATGATATTTTACCTATTTTAAGACCTAACTTTTTTCCGATACAAACAAAACCTACTTTCAGTACCTGGTTAAACACCATCAGTGAAATAGCTGACGGGGTTATATGTACGTCTAGACAAACAACCGATGAATTTTTGACATGGCTTTATAATGCTTTACCAAATAGGCTTGTCCCATTAAAAATAAGCTTTTTTTATCTTGGCGCCAACATAGCACCCACTATTCCATCGCTAAACCCTCATTTTGAAAGCAATCCATTCACTATAAAAACATCACTCAGCTTTTTACTGGTAGGAAGAATTGAACCTAGAAAAGGACATCTTCAAACACTCAATGCTTTTAATCAACTTTGGTCAAAAGGACAGGATGTATCTTTAATCATCGTTGGACGCCAAGGTTGGATGGTGGAAGAACTCATGGCAACCCTACTTCGGCATCCCGAATATGGAAAACGACTGATATGGTTAAATAATGCCTGCGACAAAACGCTAAGCGCGATCTATCAACAGGCTAGCGCCTTAATTCTTGCCTCAGAAGGAGAAGGTTTTGGTCTTCCTCTCATGGAATCCGCTCAATATAAATTGAGTATCATTGCAAGGGAACTACCTATTTTTAAAGAGTTAGCAAAAGATAATGCTTTTTATTTTAATGGTTTAACAGCCCATGATTTATCACGCGCTATAGAAGATTGGATCGTATTACGATCAAAAGGACAAGAGCCTAAAGCCCACTCTATCAAATGGTCTACCTGGCAAGAAAGCAGCCAAGCACTCATTGATATTTTATTAAATGAGCGCTGGACAGATTATTACACGCCCAATACCCGCAACACTTATGATCCTCATTTATTAGAAGAGACGATGACATGA
- a CDS encoding class I SAM-dependent methyltransferase, with amino-acid sequence MRERNISAFNEDIISNNGYLYTNTNKLSCKLSVNRNNQAIHQLLGSIKDKKIIDIGCGDGAFVKEIIDLQPKSIIGIDPGEAAIELAKKSTAQFSHVEFQVMDIYDLPLHQRYDIAILRGVLHHLYHPEKAIERVCQIADRLIILEPNGYNPVLKILEKFSSYHIRHEEKSFFPKKLDKFFVKQGAIINKSAYVCLVPMFCPDFLAKILKFLEPWVESIPLFRNISCGGYVQEVHMSKNN; translated from the coding sequence ATGCGCGAAAGAAATATATCTGCTTTTAACGAGGATATTATTTCTAATAACGGGTATCTCTATACCAACACGAATAAATTATCCTGTAAATTGTCGGTTAATCGAAATAACCAAGCAATTCATCAATTATTAGGCAGTATCAAAGATAAAAAAATTATTGATATTGGATGTGGGGATGGTGCCTTTGTTAAAGAGATCATCGATTTACAGCCAAAATCTATTATAGGGATCGATCCAGGTGAAGCTGCTATAGAGCTGGCAAAGAAAAGTACTGCTCAATTTAGTCACGTTGAGTTTCAGGTTATGGATATCTATGATCTTCCTTTGCATCAACGCTATGATATCGCTATTCTCCGAGGTGTTTTGCATCACTTGTATCACCCGGAGAAGGCGATTGAAAGAGTCTGTCAAATAGCAGATAGACTTATTATTTTAGAGCCAAATGGTTATAATCCTGTTTTAAAAATACTTGAAAAATTTTCTTCTTATCATATTCGACATGAGGAAAAATCTTTTTTTCCTAAAAAGCTCGATAAATTTTTTGTTAAGCAGGGTGCGATTATCAATAAATCGGCATATGTTTGCTTAGTGCCTATGTTTTGCCCTGATTTTTTAGCCAAAATACTTAAATTTTTAGAACCTTGGGTAGAATCTATCCCTTTATTTCGGAATATCTCCTGTGGCGGATATGTACAAGAAGTACATATGAGTAAAAACAATTAA
- the gmd gene encoding GDP-mannose 4,6-dehydratase: protein MTIKALITGITGQDGAYLAQFLLQKNYEVYGLVARRTSDNLWRLRELNIETAVHLINGDMMDPASLIRAMELSEADEVYNLAAQSFVGTSWEQPSLTGQVTALGVTNLLEAIRLTHPKAKFYQASSSEMFGLIQAEKQNEKTPFHPRSPYGVAKVYGHWISVNYRESFGMHASSGILFNHESPLRGLEFVSRKITHAVANIKYGTLNKLYLGNLDAKRDWGFAQDYVEAMWLMLQQEQPDDYVIATGCSTTVRELCELAFQEVDLDYRDYVVIDPKLFRPAEVDILLGDPEKAKNKFGWQAKTNLKSLAKIMVQADVKRIQTKSNQVCFS from the coding sequence ATGACAATCAAAGCGTTAATTACGGGAATCACCGGTCAGGATGGCGCCTATCTTGCTCAATTTTTACTCCAAAAAAACTATGAGGTTTACGGTTTAGTCGCACGACGAACCAGCGATAATCTCTGGCGCTTACGTGAACTCAATATTGAAACGGCTGTTCACTTAATTAATGGTGATATGATGGATCCCGCTTCTCTCATCCGAGCCATGGAATTATCAGAAGCCGATGAAGTCTATAACCTTGCTGCACAAAGCTTTGTAGGAACCTCTTGGGAACAACCGAGTTTAACTGGACAAGTGACGGCACTCGGCGTGACTAACCTCTTAGAAGCGATACGCTTAACCCATCCAAAAGCAAAATTTTACCAAGCGTCCAGCAGTGAAATGTTTGGCTTAATCCAAGCCGAAAAACAAAATGAAAAAACGCCTTTTCATCCACGAAGCCCTTATGGTGTTGCCAAAGTTTATGGACATTGGATTAGCGTTAATTACCGCGAGAGCTTTGGCATGCACGCTTCTAGTGGCATTTTATTTAATCATGAGTCGCCATTACGTGGCTTAGAATTTGTTAGCCGTAAAATAACGCATGCAGTGGCTAATATAAAATATGGCACATTAAATAAACTCTATTTAGGCAATCTTGATGCTAAACGCGATTGGGGCTTTGCTCAAGATTATGTTGAAGCCATGTGGTTAATGCTACAGCAAGAACAGCCTGACGATTATGTCATCGCAACCGGTTGCAGTACCACTGTAAGAGAATTATGTGAGCTTGCTTTCCAAGAAGTTGATTTAGATTATCGGGATTACGTTGTAATTGATCCTAAATTATTTAGACCCGCTGAAGTCGATATCCTACTAGGCGATCCAGAAAAAGCTAAAAATAAATTTGGCTGGCAAGCAAAAACAAACTTGAAATCATTAGCAAAAATAATGGTACAAGCCGATGTCAAGCGAATACAAACTAAAAGCAATCAAGTTTGCTTTTCTTAA
- a CDS encoding glycosyltransferase family 4 protein, producing the protein MLSTYTLKYPVTGIGWYTHYLKKGLQAHSAISQLACLPVLSDKHDYSKKNKYFQAKIKKVIRSWVGSYNGLNYYRNYIFNKKTRRLAQENFIYHEPCYILRPYSGLKICSVHDLSHLYYPEYHPVERVKFLLRYLGRSLKNAHHIITGSCFIRRQIIDYFKIPPEKISAIYHGVSDVFRPRQSSDINTVIRRYGLLDKSYLLSVGTLEPRKNLERLIQAFSTLPEQQRKKHPLVLVGVKGWGRFSSIALINQLHAKEQLIFLGYVPSADLPFLYSGAYAFAYLSLYEGFGLPILEAMASGIPTLASNVSSLQEVVSSAGLLVDPFDVYTIKGQLQQLLGDNYLRAKLKQQGFTQASQFSWKLCLENTVSVYKNVLNSFS; encoded by the coding sequence TTGTTAAGCACCTATACTTTAAAATACCCTGTGACCGGTATTGGTTGGTATACCCATTATTTGAAGAAGGGATTGCAAGCACATTCAGCTATTAGTCAGCTGGCCTGTCTACCCGTATTATCAGATAAGCATGATTACTCTAAAAAAAACAAATATTTTCAAGCAAAAATAAAAAAGGTGATCCGATCTTGGGTGGGTAGTTACAACGGTCTAAACTATTACCGAAATTATATTTTTAATAAAAAAACACGTCGCTTAGCGCAAGAAAATTTTATATACCATGAGCCTTGTTATATTTTAAGGCCTTATTCCGGACTTAAAATTTGTAGCGTGCATGATTTATCACATTTATATTATCCAGAATATCATCCAGTAGAACGAGTAAAGTTTTTATTACGTTATTTGGGTAGAAGCTTAAAAAATGCGCATCATATTATTACGGGCTCTTGTTTTATACGCCGCCAGATTATTGATTACTTTAAAATACCACCAGAAAAAATAAGTGCTATTTATCATGGTGTATCGGATGTTTTTAGGCCGAGGCAGTCAAGCGATATCAATACGGTGATACGGCGCTATGGTTTATTAGATAAATCTTATTTGCTCAGTGTTGGAACGCTAGAGCCAAGAAAAAATTTAGAACGTTTAATACAGGCTTTTAGTACTCTGCCGGAACAACAGCGCAAAAAACATCCATTAGTTTTAGTGGGGGTAAAAGGGTGGGGAAGATTTAGCTCAATTGCATTAATTAACCAACTACATGCAAAAGAACAGCTCATTTTTTTAGGTTATGTTCCCAGTGCAGATTTGCCTTTTTTATATTCAGGTGCTTATGCATTCGCCTATCTATCACTTTATGAAGGGTTTGGATTGCCTATATTAGAAGCGATGGCCAGCGGTATTCCTACGTTGGCCTCGAATGTTTCATCTCTGCAAGAAGTAGTGAGTTCAGCTGGATTGTTGGTGGATCCCTTTGACGTGTACACAATAAAGGGTCAATTACAGCAATTATTAGGTGATAATTATTTGCGTGCAAAGCTTAAGCAACAAGGATTTACCCAAGCTAGCCAATTTTCTTGGAAATTATGTCTAGAAAATACAGTGAGTGTTTATAAAAATGTTTTAAATTCTTTTAGTTAA
- the rfbF gene encoding glucose-1-phosphate cytidylyltransferase, which translates to MKAVILAGGLGTRISEETSLRPKPMIEIGGKPIIWHIMKIFSAQGINDFIICLGYKGYLIKEYFSNYYLHTSDVTFDLIQNRMIVHQNNAEPWRITLVETGEHTMTGGRLKRALPYLLDEDFCFTYGDGLGDIDIQALIHYHKQQNTLATITAVQTLGRFGVLNIVGKKVTAFKEKPQEDGVWVNGGFFVLSPKVFRYIENDDTVWEKQPLETLAIEGELSAFFHPGFWHPMDTLRDKNALEELWASDKAPWKLWKNTPQTIETKVYT; encoded by the coding sequence ATGAAGGCTGTTATCTTAGCCGGCGGTTTAGGCACGCGAATTAGCGAAGAAACTAGTTTGCGACCTAAGCCCATGATCGAGATAGGTGGTAAACCTATCATCTGGCATATTATGAAGATATTTTCAGCGCAAGGTATCAATGATTTTATTATTTGCTTAGGTTATAAAGGTTATCTTATTAAAGAGTATTTTTCTAACTATTATTTACATACTTCAGACGTCACGTTTGATCTGATTCAAAATCGGATGATAGTACACCAAAATAATGCTGAGCCATGGCGAATAACCTTAGTTGAAACAGGCGAGCACACGATGACGGGAGGACGCTTAAAAAGAGCACTTCCTTACCTACTTGATGAAGACTTTTGTTTTACCTACGGAGATGGTCTTGGAGATATTGATATTCAAGCACTCATCCATTATCACAAGCAACAAAATACGCTAGCGACTATAACAGCAGTACAAACCTTAGGTCGGTTTGGTGTGTTGAATATTGTGGGTAAAAAAGTCACTGCGTTTAAAGAAAAACCACAGGAAGATGGTGTTTGGGTAAACGGTGGTTTTTTTGTATTGTCGCCTAAAGTATTTCGATATATTGAGAATGACGATACCGTATGGGAGAAGCAGCCACTTGAAACTTTAGCAATAGAGGGTGAATTATCTGCTTTTTTTCATCCAGGCTTTTGGCACCCTATGGATACTTTACGGGATAAAAATGCTTTAGAGGAACTTTGGGCTTCAGATAAAGCACCCTGGAAGCTTTGGAAAAATACACCTCAAACGATAGAAACTAAGGTTTATACTTAA
- a CDS encoding mannose-1-phosphate guanylyltransferase/mannose-6-phosphate isomerase, with protein sequence MLVPVILSGGNGSRLWPISREAYPKPFIRFNDSLSLLQTTYQRALSIPNVKQMVTVTHAEHYYQSKMELKNLPLASQKVHCHFLLEPISRNTAPAIILSALFVQELVGLDATLLILPTDQTVTNQHEFNYCVEQAVHLAQQNLLVTFGIIPNQSETGYGYIQYSTLHPGYKAYHVKNFHEKPSQEEANFFIKQGNYLWNSGIFCFSVSTFIKTIEKYNPELYLQICHCWELTKKSIFFKKKSIDKLYLDKDSFYQLDNISIDYALMEKAKNIVVMPTDFGWSDIGSWDSFSKLLKSDEGGNRTIGHAILQQCQDTTIYNQNPSKRRVIAAVGLKNLIIVDTFDGLLIAKKDQVQNVKDIVKELKEIKHESYQTHQTVERPWGHYTVLAHEKNYKLKRIIINPGSSLSLQIHRQRSEHWIVIQGVATVQNNQSHFTLKEQESTFIPVGNKHRLSNETSTTLIIIELQLGSYLGEDDIIRLKDNYDRNDPIIEEEVSLLE encoded by the coding sequence ATGCTAGTCCCTGTGATACTATCTGGCGGAAATGGTTCCCGACTATGGCCTATTTCTCGCGAAGCATACCCTAAACCGTTCATTCGATTCAACGACTCACTTTCATTACTACAGACAACCTATCAACGCGCACTGAGTATTCCTAATGTAAAACAAATGGTTACTGTCACTCACGCAGAGCATTATTACCAAAGTAAAATGGAGCTTAAGAATCTACCTCTAGCCTCTCAAAAAGTACACTGCCATTTTTTACTTGAACCTATTTCACGTAATACAGCGCCAGCCATCATTTTAAGCGCTCTATTTGTACAAGAATTAGTTGGTCTTGATGCTACTTTACTTATCTTACCCACCGATCAAACCGTCACGAACCAACACGAGTTTAATTATTGCGTAGAACAAGCGGTTCATTTAGCCCAACAAAATCTATTGGTTACTTTTGGCATCATTCCAAACCAATCAGAAACGGGCTATGGTTATATTCAATATTCTACTTTACATCCAGGTTATAAGGCCTATCACGTAAAAAACTTTCATGAGAAACCATCGCAGGAAGAAGCAAATTTTTTTATTAAACAAGGTAATTATTTATGGAATTCGGGAATCTTTTGCTTCTCTGTCAGTACCTTCATTAAAACCATCGAAAAATATAACCCTGAACTCTATCTTCAAATATGTCACTGTTGGGAATTAACTAAGAAAAGTATTTTCTTTAAGAAAAAATCGATTGATAAACTCTATTTAGACAAAGATAGTTTTTATCAATTAGATAACATATCAATTGATTACGCCCTCATGGAAAAAGCAAAAAATATAGTGGTCATGCCTACTGATTTTGGCTGGTCTGATATCGGATCATGGGATTCATTCAGCAAACTATTAAAATCGGATGAAGGTGGTAATCGTACGATAGGCCACGCCATTTTACAGCAGTGCCAAGACACGACTATTTATAATCAAAACCCCTCAAAGCGGCGGGTTATTGCAGCCGTAGGTCTAAAAAATTTAATTATTGTTGATACTTTTGATGGCCTACTGATCGCAAAGAAAGATCAAGTGCAAAATGTTAAAGATATTGTTAAAGAATTAAAAGAAATTAAGCATGAATCCTACCAGACACATCAAACGGTAGAGCGGCCCTGGGGGCATTATACGGTGCTTGCTCATGAAAAAAATTATAAACTCAAGCGGATTATCATTAATCCTGGCAGTAGCTTGTCTTTACAAATACATCGTCAACGCAGCGAGCATTGGATAGTTATACAAGGCGTAGCTACCGTACAAAATAATCAATCCCACTTTACTTTAAAAGAACAAGAATCTACTTTTATCCCTGTAGGGAATAAGCATAGGCTCAGTAATGAAACATCAACCACGCTTATTATCATCGAATTACAATTAGGATCCTACTTAGGTGAAGATGACATCATTCGCTTAAAAGATAACTATGATCGTAACGATCCTATAATTGAAGAAGAAGTTAGTCTACTTGAATAA
- a CDS encoding glycosyltransferase, with amino-acid sequence MERILHLGKFSHWHMGGIETAVDNLLQGLSPFFQLLKMAANNSFRTEIIEQLNYLEVSVPLVGLLARTPFCPTMPYLIKKLQQRYQFSIVHLHLPNPMAHFASEVLPDSVKRIVSWHSDVIHQKHLLRVYQPWINRLLNKASALIVSTAYLAESSRQLAVARRRNIIQVIPYGITLDYFIAYKYKEKINIIRQKFLNRFIVFALGRHVSYKGFYYLIAAMAQLSPNLILLLGGEGPLTQVLKEQAKKLKLEKQVFFLGEVKKEDLPAYYHACDVFCLPSIEKNEAFGIVQLEAMACAKPVISCDLANYTHRVNQDGLTGLVVPPRSPALLAKAIERFYHEPCLCQTLGEAAYAYAKENFTNQLMIDRTRALYEKILSN; translated from the coding sequence ATGGAGCGTATTTTACATCTAGGAAAATTTTCTCATTGGCATATGGGAGGTATAGAAACCGCTGTTGATAATTTATTACAAGGATTGAGTCCTTTTTTTCAATTGTTAAAGATGGCAGCTAATAATAGCTTTAGAACGGAAATCATAGAACAATTGAATTACTTAGAAGTGAGTGTTCCATTAGTGGGTCTATTAGCGCGCACACCATTTTGTCCGACGATGCCTTACCTTATAAAAAAGCTTCAACAACGTTATCAATTTTCTATTGTACATTTGCATTTACCAAACCCTATGGCACATTTTGCTTCAGAGGTTTTACCTGATTCTGTGAAGCGAATAGTCAGTTGGCATAGTGATGTTATTCATCAAAAGCATTTATTGCGGGTTTATCAACCTTGGATTAACCGTTTATTAAATAAAGCCAGTGCACTAATTGTTTCTACGGCTTATTTAGCTGAAAGTTCACGACAGCTTGCAGTAGCAAGACGACGAAATATTATACAAGTCATACCTTATGGAATAACGCTGGATTATTTTATTGCTTATAAATATAAAGAAAAAATTAATATTATTCGTCAAAAATTTCTTAACCGTTTTATTGTGTTTGCTTTGGGTCGCCATGTAAGCTACAAAGGATTTTATTATTTGATTGCAGCGATGGCGCAACTATCGCCTAACCTTATTTTATTATTAGGCGGTGAGGGTCCATTGACCCAAGTGCTTAAAGAGCAAGCTAAAAAATTGAAATTGGAAAAACAAGTTTTTTTTCTGGGTGAAGTGAAAAAAGAGGATTTACCCGCTTATTATCATGCTTGCGATGTATTTTGCTTGCCTTCTATTGAGAAAAATGAGGCATTTGGGATTGTACAATTAGAAGCAATGGCTTGCGCTAAACCGGTTATTAGTTGTGATTTAGCAAATTATACTCATAGAGTTAATCAGGATGGTCTAACGGGTTTAGTAGTACCGCCTCGATCGCCTGCTTTATTGGCAAAAGCCATCGAGCGTTTTTACCATGAACCGTGCTTATGTCAAACGCTTGGAGAAGCGGCTTATGCCTATGCTAAAGAAAACTTTACCAATCAGTTAATGATTGACCGGACACGAGCGCTGTATGAAAAAATTTTAAGCAATTGA